The Apium graveolens cultivar Ventura chromosome 6, ASM990537v1, whole genome shotgun sequence genome contains a region encoding:
- the LOC141664392 gene encoding glutamine--tRNA ligase-like, translating to MAVESEKAVQIFLKIGLDERTAKNTVANNKVTKNLLTVIDEAGVAEGCERAVGNLVYMVATKFPANALVHRPVLLQYIVALKIKTPAQLDAAFAFLSDTASETLKVEEFEEACGVGIEVSLGDIEKTVNDIFEEHKNTIVEQRYRTNVGELFGHVRKRLPWADPKIVKQLIDTKLYALLGERTAADNEKPVKKKKEKPVKVEEKKAVEESPAPKPSEEDINPYAVFPQPEENFKVHTEVFFSDKRPVLRACNSKKVLEKHLRETGGKVLTRFPPEPNGYLHIGHAKAMFVDFGLAKERNGGCYLRYDDTNPEAEKKEYIDHIKEIVNWMGWEPFKITYTSDYFEELYKLAVELIRRGHAYVDEQTADEIKEYREQKKDSPYRDRPIEESLKLFDDMKRGMIEEGKATLRMKQDMQSDNFNMYDLIAYRIKFTPHPHAGDKWCIYPSYDYAHCIVDSLENITHSLCTLEFETRRASYYWLLDALDLYQPFVWEYSRLNITNTVMSKRKLNRLVTEKWVDGWDDPRLMTLSGLRRRGVTSSAINAFVRGIGITRSDCSIIRLDRLEHHIREELNKSAPRKMVVINPLKVVITNMEVGTVMDLDAKKWPDAQADDLSSSYKVPFSNVVYIEHTDFRVKDSKDYYGLSPGKTVLLRYAFPIKCTDVILGDDKETVREIRAEYDPLKKTKPKGVLHWVGEPSPGVEPLKVEVRLFDKLFLSENPSELDDWLGDLNPHSKVVMPCAYAVPTLHNATVGDSFQFERLGYFTVDKDSTSDKLVFNRTVTLRDSYAKGGR from the exons ATGGCGGTGGAGAGTGAAAAAGCAGTGCAAATATTTCTCAAAATCGGCTTAGATGAAAGAACCGCCAAGAACACAGTCGCTAATAACAAAGTCACTAAAAACCTCCTTACTGTAATTGACGAG GCTGGTGTGGCTGAAGGATGTGAAAGGGCTGTTGGAAATCTTGTTTACATG GTTGCTACTAAGTTTCCGGCTAATGCTCTTGTGCATCGACCCGTGCTGCTTCAGTATATCGTTGCCTTAAAG ATTAAAACCCCGGCGCAATTGGATGCTGCCTTTGCGTTTTTATCAGATACTGCTTCTGAGACTTTGAAGGTCGAGGAATTCGAAGAAGCTTGTGGAGTTG GGATAGAGGTGTCTTTGGGGGACATTGAGAAAACAGTAAATGACATCTTTGAAGAGCATAAGAATACTATCGTAGAGCAACGATATCGAACAAATG TTGGTGAGCTTTTTGGTCATGTTCGGAAGAGGCTGCCATGGGCAGATCCAAAAATTGTCAAG CAACTCATAGATACAAAATTGTATGCATTACTTGGTGAAAGGACAGCAGCAGATAATGAGAAGCCTgttaaaaagaaaaaagaaaagccTGTCAAAGTAGAG GAGAAAAAAGCTGTTGAAGAAAGTCCTGCACCAAAGCCATCAGAAGAAGATATCAATCCATATGCAGTATTCCCTCAACCAGAAGAAAATTTCAAG GTGCATACTGAAGTTTTTTTCAGCGACAAACGGCCTGTGCTTAGAGCTTGCAATTCAAAGAAAGTACTTGAAAAGCATTTACGTGAAACAGGTGGAAAAGTTTTGACGCGCTTTCCACCAGAACCAAATGGTTATCTGCATATAGGTCATGCGAAA GCTATGTTTGTCGACTTTGGGCTGGCAAAGGAAAGAAATGGAGGCTGCTATTTAAG GTATGACGATACTAACCCTGAAGCTGAGAAGAAAGAATACATTGATCATATCAAAGAAATTGTGAATTGGATGGGATGGGAACCGTTTAAG ATAACATACACCAGTGATTACTTTGAAGAGCTTTATAAGTTAGCTGTGGAGCTGATACGGAGGGGTCATGCATATGTTGATGAACAG ACAGCTGATGAGATAAAAGAGTACAGGGAACAGAAGAAGGACAGTCCTTATAGAGATAGGCCGATTGAAGAATCTTTGAAATTGTTTGATGATATGAAACGAGGCATGATTGAGGAAGGGAAAGCAACTCTTCGGATGAAGCAGGACATGCAAAGTGACAACTTTAACATGTATGACCTCATTGCATATCGCATCAAG TTTACTCCTCATCCGCATGCCGGAGACAAGTGGTGTATCTATCCAAGTTATGACTATGCTCACTGCATTGTGGATTCTCTTGAAAATATCACACATTCG CTCTGCACACTTGAATTTGAGACTCGGCGTGCTTCTTATTATTGGTTATTGGATGCACTTGATCTTTACCAACCTTTTGTATGGGAGTACTCGCGTTTAAATATTACTAATACAGTGATGTCAAAACGAAAG TTGAACCGTCTTGTGACAGAGAAGTGGGTAGATGGTTGGGATGATCCTCGGTTAATGACATTATCTGGATTACGGCGTAGAGGGGTTACCTCTAGTGCCATAAATGCTTTTGTTCGAGGAATTGGAATAACGCGAAG TGATTGTAGTATAATCCGTTTGGACCGTCTTGAGCACCATATTAGAGAGGAACTGAACAAATCAGCACCCCGTAAAATGGTAGTGATTAATCCACTTAAG GTTGTAATCACCAATATGGAAGTAGGCACAGTGATGGATCTTGATGCAAAGAAATGGCCAGATGCTCAAGCAGATGACCTATCTTCTTCTTACAAA GTTCCTTTTTCAAATGTTGTCTACATTGAGCACACAGATTTTCGAGTTAAGGATTCAAAGGACTACTACGGGCTTTCTCCGGGGAAAACGGTTCTGCTAAG GTACGCTTTTCCAATAAAGTGCACAGATGTAATACTTGGAGATGACAAAGAAACTGTTCGTGAGATTCGTGCTGAATATGACCCCTTGAAGAAGACAAAGCCGAAG GGTGTTCTTCACTGGGTTGGGGAACCTTCACCTGGAGTTGAGCCACTGAAGGTGGAAGTCCGATTATTTGACAAATTGTTTCTTTCCGAG AATCCTTCTGAGCTTGATGACTGGCTTGGTGATTTGAACCCCCATTCTAAAGTGGTGATGCCTTGTGCATATGCTGTACCTACACTTCATAATGCTACAGTTGGAGATAGCTTTCAGTTTGAAAGGCTAG GGTATTTTACTGTTGATAAGGATTCAACTTCTGATAAGTTGGTATTTAATCGAACTGTCACGTTGCGTGATAGTTACGCCAAGGGTGGGAGGTAA